From the genome of Thermogutta terrifontis, one region includes:
- a CDS encoding Gfo/Idh/MocA family protein: MSALRFGLVGGGFYARFQLRALEQVRGVEVAGLVSRRPPEAIAQYVREKRLGEGRIFPSVREMAHHVDVVAIYAPNFARVAIVEEIAKALEEGAKLRAVICDKPLARNLREANQMISRLEPFGVPLIYYENQLHMKAVKAARTQLEPVMSTMGPLALVRASEEHAGPHSAWFWDPTQQGGGVMTDMGCHSVAVAWYLLTPPGKPLGYLQPVSVQADLSLLKWGRPEWREQLKARFGVDYTKTPADDFATGLITFRNPETNVLSKAQFTVSWMYDKQGLRVMIDGLGPGYAFEFNTLRSPLDVFVGDVAAAAVADAEAALEKQQATRGLLTVQPNEADLYGYVDENIDAVEAILTGRPALMDWRFGREVVKLTMAAYLSAERKAVVDLTDPATVEYLENYIPLIQQGKGREVLHLP, from the coding sequence ATGAGTGCGCTGCGATTTGGGCTGGTAGGAGGCGGTTTTTACGCGCGGTTTCAACTTCGGGCACTCGAGCAGGTTCGGGGTGTGGAGGTGGCGGGCCTCGTATCACGACGACCGCCAGAGGCAATCGCCCAGTATGTCCGTGAAAAAAGGCTGGGGGAAGGGCGAATCTTTCCCAGCGTTCGGGAAATGGCCCATCATGTGGATGTCGTGGCAATTTACGCACCCAATTTTGCGCGAGTCGCAATTGTTGAAGAAATAGCGAAGGCGCTTGAAGAGGGGGCAAAACTTCGGGCAGTGATTTGCGATAAACCGCTGGCACGGAATCTCCGCGAAGCCAACCAGATGATTTCGCGCTTGGAACCCTTTGGTGTGCCGCTCATTTATTATGAAAATCAGCTCCATATGAAGGCTGTCAAAGCGGCGAGGACGCAACTCGAACCTGTTATGAGCACGATGGGACCGCTTGCGCTGGTTCGCGCCTCTGAAGAGCATGCAGGTCCGCATTCCGCATGGTTTTGGGATCCCACGCAGCAGGGCGGCGGAGTGATGACGGACATGGGGTGCCACAGTGTGGCGGTCGCATGGTACCTACTGACCCCGCCCGGAAAGCCGTTGGGATATTTGCAGCCGGTGTCTGTTCAGGCGGATCTCTCACTTTTGAAATGGGGCCGTCCCGAGTGGCGAGAACAGCTCAAGGCCCGCTTTGGTGTCGATTATACGAAGACTCCCGCGGACGACTTTGCGACCGGGCTGATTACTTTCCGCAATCCCGAAACTAACGTTCTCAGCAAAGCGCAGTTCACTGTTTCATGGATGTACGACAAGCAGGGGTTGCGGGTGATGATCGACGGTCTTGGTCCCGGTTACGCGTTCGAGTTCAACACGCTCCGCTCACCGCTCGACGTATTTGTGGGGGATGTCGCCGCGGCAGCCGTTGCCGACGCTGAAGCGGCCCTGGAAAAGCAACAAGCTACGCGAGGGTTACTCACTGTTCAGCCTAATGAAGCAGACCTCTACGGCTATGTGGATGAAAATATCGACGCCGTGGAAGCAATTCTCACCGGGCGGCCGGCGCTCATGGATTGGCGTTTTGGCCGTGAGGTGGTTAAACTCACAATGGCCGCCTACTTGTCGGCCGAGAGGAAGGCAGTTGTGGATCTAACTGATCCGGCGACGGTGGAATATCTCGAGAATTACATTCCGCTGATTCAACAGGGGAAAGGTCGTGAGGTGCTCCATCTTCCCTGA
- a CDS encoding YidC/Oxa1 family insertase periplasmic-domain containing protein: MLDQSQNRMWARYFAFLAVSMLIIVINLYLGSLWAPNPPGGPPANVSQLEETHSGETEGKKESVSAEKTTGSSEKPSVSAIQQEKETVKTEKSHLPEPPVRYVTLGSLDPESPYRMLVTLSSRGAAVSRLELNSPKYCDTEARGGYLGELFFEPPLDKGPLQVDVVGPGTPAALAGLRAGDVLLSIDDKPVEGILGFRQIMDKTRPGQTVSLTIRRGDKQLTLEARLRRTPMAIIRREEGGPYSFEMTLAALGKERLVDVRSRFEERMQETNDPLQKEVLYLQWLHSELPDIHLKSENWYLLPDGADPTKPETWTAESDNNGVVPRESVRFAQWLPDKNLVIVKRYELARVSPGKRDDHDDPSYHFTLGITVINVGQSATSVAYEVDGPNGLPTEGAWYARKMSNSWSAVGLRDVAVRVGNNGIKLVACPAIARDRWGAPWKDTEKQLITALGVDAQYFSVILLPQREQPSDIWFADARPIRIGAVEPNYEYLTNVSCRLQSVPVELKPGDRLSHTFKVFAGPKRSDLLAHYELGGLIQYGWFWFVADPMTRLLHIFHDYLVFNYGLAIILLTVVVRLLMFPISRKQALNAQKMQELQPEIKKIQEKYKDLQERNRATQELFRQHNYNPFSGCLVLFIQLPIFIGLYKALAIDVELRQAPLISESIRWCSNLAAPDMLFDWSFLWPEWFNRGHGMFGLGPYFNILPVLTIALFLWQQKRMMPPPADEQAAVQQKVMNFMMIFMGILFYKVPSGLCLYFIASSLWGMAEREILLKTVKKPDKTRKAKRDWKNTWQKIQSAIPDWLKALVKAADKRYAEKMPRERQRPPAKRTRV, from the coding sequence ATGCTCGATCAGAGTCAGAATCGGATGTGGGCACGGTACTTCGCTTTTTTGGCCGTGTCCATGCTCATCATTGTGATAAATCTTTATCTCGGGAGCCTCTGGGCGCCGAACCCCCCCGGAGGACCGCCAGCCAACGTCTCTCAACTGGAAGAAACGCATTCTGGGGAGACCGAGGGTAAAAAAGAGAGTGTAAGCGCTGAAAAAACAACCGGCAGCTCCGAGAAGCCCAGCGTATCTGCCATCCAACAAGAAAAAGAAACTGTCAAGACTGAGAAGTCCCACCTGCCCGAGCCACCGGTTCGCTACGTCACGCTGGGTTCCCTGGATCCCGAAAGCCCGTATCGGATGCTGGTAACCCTCTCCAGTCGGGGAGCGGCGGTCTCTCGGCTTGAGCTGAATAGCCCCAAGTACTGCGACACGGAAGCCCGGGGAGGATACCTGGGAGAATTGTTCTTCGAGCCTCCCCTGGACAAAGGACCGCTCCAGGTGGACGTTGTCGGGCCTGGTACTCCGGCCGCTCTTGCAGGTCTCCGGGCCGGTGATGTGCTTTTGAGCATCGACGATAAGCCGGTGGAAGGGATTCTTGGATTCCGGCAAATCATGGACAAAACACGTCCGGGCCAGACGGTGAGCCTGACAATCCGGCGGGGCGATAAACAGCTCACCCTGGAAGCCCGATTGCGTAGGACGCCGATGGCGATTATTCGCCGAGAGGAAGGGGGGCCCTACTCTTTCGAAATGACGCTCGCCGCATTGGGCAAGGAACGGCTTGTTGACGTCCGATCTCGATTCGAAGAACGGATGCAGGAAACAAACGATCCGCTACAAAAGGAGGTTCTGTACCTTCAGTGGTTGCATTCCGAATTACCGGACATTCACCTGAAAAGCGAGAACTGGTATCTTCTGCCCGACGGGGCCGACCCGACCAAGCCCGAAACATGGACGGCCGAGTCAGACAATAACGGTGTTGTGCCCCGGGAAAGTGTCCGTTTTGCGCAATGGCTCCCGGACAAGAATCTGGTCATCGTGAAGCGGTACGAGTTGGCGCGGGTGTCACCTGGAAAGCGGGATGATCATGATGATCCGTCGTATCACTTCACCCTTGGGATCACGGTTATTAACGTCGGGCAGAGCGCAACCAGCGTGGCTTACGAAGTGGACGGACCCAACGGTCTACCTACAGAGGGGGCCTGGTATGCCCGAAAAATGAGCAATAGCTGGAGTGCTGTGGGGCTTCGCGATGTGGCCGTCCGCGTTGGTAACAATGGGATTAAACTAGTGGCCTGTCCGGCTATTGCACGGGATCGCTGGGGAGCCCCCTGGAAAGATACGGAAAAGCAGTTAATTACAGCTCTTGGCGTTGACGCCCAGTATTTTTCCGTGATTCTTCTACCCCAGCGGGAACAGCCGAGTGACATTTGGTTTGCTGATGCGAGGCCAATCCGTATTGGAGCCGTCGAGCCGAACTATGAATATCTCACGAACGTGTCCTGCCGTCTCCAGTCTGTTCCGGTAGAACTGAAGCCTGGCGATCGGCTATCGCATACCTTCAAAGTCTTTGCTGGGCCCAAGCGGTCTGATCTTCTCGCTCATTATGAACTTGGTGGTCTGATTCAGTACGGTTGGTTTTGGTTCGTAGCCGACCCGATGACAAGGCTCCTGCATATTTTTCATGACTATCTCGTGTTTAACTATGGCCTGGCGATTATTCTGCTGACGGTGGTTGTGCGGCTCCTGATGTTTCCCATCAGCCGCAAGCAGGCTCTCAACGCCCAGAAGATGCAAGAGCTCCAGCCGGAGATTAAGAAAATCCAGGAAAAATATAAAGACCTTCAGGAACGTAATCGCGCAACACAGGAGCTGTTTCGGCAGCATAATTATAACCCATTCTCCGGATGTTTGGTTTTATTCATACAATTGCCGATTTTTATCGGTTTGTATAAAGCCCTTGCCATTGACGTGGAGTTGCGTCAGGCACCATTGATTTCGGAAAGCATTCGCTGGTGTTCCAATCTGGCAGCCCCCGACATGCTTTTCGACTGGAGTTTTCTCTGGCCGGAGTGGTTCAACCGCGGGCACGGGATGTTTGGACTCGGCCCGTATTTCAATATCCTACCGGTTCTCACAATAGCCCTTTTTCTGTGGCAGCAGAAGCGGATGATGCCGCCGCCCGCGGATGAGCAGGCTGCGGTGCAGCAGAAGGTCATGAATTTCATGATGATCTTTATGGGAATCCTTTTCTATAAAGTCCCCAGCGGGTTGTGTCTTTACTTTATTGCGTCGAGTTTATGGGGCATGGCAGAACGCGAAATTCTACTGAAGACGGTAAAGAAACCTGACAAGACCAGGAAAGCAAAACGCGACTGGAAAAACACATGGCAGAAGATACAGAGTGCAATCCCCGACTGGCTCAAAGCACTCGTCAAAGCCGCGGATAAGCGGTACGCGGAAAAGATGCCTCGTGAAAGGCAGCGTCCCCCCGCAAAACGCACACGCGTCTGA
- the rbsK gene encoding ribokinase has protein sequence MKDRVIVLGSVNTDLVVKVRRLPRPGETVIGGTFYQNQGGKGANQAVAAARSGEKPVTLIAAVGNDVFGRESLAALQRDRIDLTHVKVKHSISSGVALIMVDEGGENAIAVASGANTALSPADVNEVPDSVFESAAVLLACFEIPVETVRAGMRRARQFGVTTILNPAPVPEELPADLFSDVDIMTPNEHEIARLLHLPQIEDEAGVRDAATRLLDRGVRNVVLTLGARGCFFAGAEGTGFLPAFPVKAVDTTGAGDAFNGALAAALSEGRAWGDSLRWASAAAAISVTRAGAQPSMPFRREIEDFLKIHG, from the coding sequence ATGAAAGACCGCGTTATCGTCTTGGGCTCCGTAAACACGGATCTTGTGGTCAAAGTGCGCCGCTTGCCCCGGCCGGGAGAAACTGTTATTGGCGGTACCTTCTACCAGAACCAGGGCGGAAAAGGGGCCAATCAGGCGGTGGCTGCTGCCCGATCGGGTGAAAAACCGGTGACGCTCATCGCGGCAGTGGGAAACGACGTTTTTGGGCGGGAAAGCCTGGCAGCGTTACAAAGAGATAGAATCGATCTTACGCATGTCAAGGTAAAGCACAGCATCTCCTCAGGAGTGGCACTCATCATGGTGGATGAGGGTGGTGAAAACGCCATCGCGGTGGCATCTGGTGCGAACACCGCTCTTTCGCCAGCGGATGTCAACGAGGTGCCTGATTCGGTTTTCGAATCGGCTGCTGTCCTGCTGGCCTGCTTCGAAATTCCTGTGGAGACTGTGCGAGCTGGGATGCGCCGTGCCCGACAGTTCGGGGTGACCACCATCCTCAACCCAGCACCTGTTCCCGAAGAACTTCCTGCCGATTTGTTTTCCGACGTGGACATCATGACTCCGAACGAGCATGAGATAGCAAGGCTCTTGCACTTGCCACAGATAGAAGATGAGGCGGGTGTGCGCGATGCGGCGACGCGGTTGTTGGATCGGGGTGTTCGAAATGTCGTTCTTACTCTTGGAGCTCGTGGGTGCTTTTTCGCGGGAGCCGAGGGGACCGGATTCCTTCCTGCTTTTCCAGTAAAAGCTGTCGATACGACAGGTGCAGGGGACGCGTTCAACGGAGCGCTCGCTGCGGCCCTCTCTGAAGGGCGTGCTTGGGGGGACAGTCTCCGATGGGCATCAGCCGCCGCCGCCATTTCGGTGACGCGCGCAGGGGCACAGCCATCGATGCCGTTTCGGCGCGAAATTGAGGATTTTCTGAAGATTCACGGATGA
- a CDS encoding tRNA modification GTPase, producing MWQQAHDTIAAVATAFGRGARQIIRISGPEAWQAVRRVVFPESLPSEEPLQPVVVAAYLAWEGLPAQVPCDVFYWPSGRSYTGQAVVEIHTVCCGPLAQEIVARLKLRPARPGEFTLRAFLNGRLDLTQAEAVLGVVEAREVRELQIALQQLAGGIGGPLRALREELLNLVADVEAGLDFAEEDLPFLSWEELETRVATAGRTLEEIRHQFEQRGGSTELPRVVLVGPPNAGKSTLFNALLSAERAIVSPVPGTTRDYLTAVCTYRGVSFELVDTAGVESWSGTKSFSASENMTEAETSTGDADSFIAGKMRAATQQAAETADLQLVCWDVTQYSPQAVRLNRNTHNSRTLLVLTKADLLPTEKSCSWPESAILVSARRNRGLETLKEAIVNRLVSRQETSAGVVAVTAMRCRDALQRAADSLQQAHELIRRRESEDFIATALRSALSSIGEITGEVYSEEILARIFSRFCIGK from the coding sequence ATGTGGCAGCAGGCCCATGATACCATCGCCGCAGTGGCAACCGCCTTTGGGCGTGGTGCCCGGCAAATCATTCGAATCTCTGGCCCTGAGGCGTGGCAGGCGGTGAGGCGCGTTGTTTTTCCGGAGAGCCTCCCTTCAGAGGAACCTCTTCAGCCAGTGGTCGTTGCAGCATATCTGGCTTGGGAAGGACTACCCGCACAGGTGCCGTGCGATGTCTTCTACTGGCCCTCAGGCCGAAGTTACACCGGTCAGGCAGTGGTGGAAATTCATACGGTATGTTGTGGTCCGCTTGCTCAAGAGATCGTAGCGAGGCTCAAGCTCCGACCTGCCCGTCCTGGGGAATTTACGTTACGGGCGTTTTTGAATGGACGACTTGATTTAACCCAAGCGGAAGCGGTGCTGGGAGTCGTCGAAGCTCGCGAGGTCCGGGAACTTCAGATCGCGCTTCAGCAACTTGCGGGAGGCATTGGTGGGCCTTTACGGGCATTACGGGAAGAACTTCTCAACCTGGTCGCAGACGTGGAAGCAGGCCTCGATTTCGCGGAGGAGGATCTGCCGTTTCTGTCCTGGGAGGAGTTGGAAACCCGAGTAGCCACCGCTGGCAGAACGCTCGAGGAGATTCGACACCAATTTGAACAGCGAGGAGGAAGTACCGAACTTCCCAGGGTGGTTCTGGTTGGGCCACCAAATGCCGGGAAAAGCACGCTTTTTAATGCACTTCTGTCAGCAGAGCGGGCCATCGTGTCGCCGGTACCGGGAACGACGCGTGACTATCTGACGGCCGTCTGCACTTACCGCGGGGTGAGCTTTGAGCTGGTCGATACGGCCGGTGTAGAAAGTTGGTCTGGGACGAAGTCGTTTTCTGCATCCGAAAACATGACAGAGGCGGAGACGTCAACCGGAGATGCGGATTCTTTTATCGCAGGAAAGATGCGGGCGGCCACCCAACAGGCAGCGGAAACGGCTGATTTACAACTCGTTTGCTGGGACGTTACCCAATATTCCCCCCAGGCGGTGCGGCTGAACCGGAATACTCATAACTCGCGGACGCTTCTCGTGCTGACCAAAGCCGATCTGCTGCCGACGGAGAAATCATGCTCGTGGCCGGAAAGTGCGATCCTGGTGAGTGCTCGCCGTAACAGGGGGCTTGAGACGCTCAAGGAGGCCATTGTAAACCGCCTTGTATCGCGACAGGAAACAAGCGCGGGGGTCGTCGCAGTGACGGCTATGCGCTGTCGGGATGCTTTGCAACGGGCGGCCGATTCTCTTCAACAGGCCCACGAACTTATCCGCCGGCGGGAATCTGAAGATTTCATCGCGACCGCTCTCCGCTCCGCTCTCTCTTCGATTGGTGAAATCACGGGTGAGGTTTATTCGGAAGAAATCCTTGCCAGAATTTTCTCGCGGTTCTGCATCGGCAAGTAA